From a single Flavobacterium sp. genomic region:
- a CDS encoding BatD family protein translates to MKKTFLILLTSLFYFSVSAQVKFEAQTERSSYGLNERIQLVFTINNEGDNFEPPKFSGFKTEGPFINKGNQTSITIVNGKVTQKREISTQVIYYLTPVKKGVFTIGSASIQFNETTYKSAPIRITITDPIEIPSYPGQPNNMNYGEGIHLVAEMSTKNPYVNQPVTVIYKLYFEPRSTVGNFRNFKAPKYEDFWSQYIDMKQLRAERGKFNGKDYSMVVLRKVILYPLEAGAKKIEPFKIELDAEVPTGRRDWFGEYEMRLIQKSLSTGVQTINVKALPENNKPSSFTGAVGNFDFKVVPSKTTLKAGESLDLEVSVSGKGNLKLFNLPKPIVPSALEMYDPAHIENVQTPVTGIVGKVSDKYTIIPQFKGKYTIKPIEFSYYDLASNSYKTITSKEITIDVAEGDGTVVSNKENANKQAIQKKEVFQYNKLKTEFVSASREDFLGSGLFYSLLLAPLLLIPIVMIARKQKEAKDADVVGNRVRNNNRLVKKYLSEAKKQMGDKVPFYMAMEKALHNFLKAKLHIETVEMSKENIIEILQNKNASESSVNQFMELMNDCEFARYAPATDTAMHNDFDRAIEIITELEKQI, encoded by the coding sequence ATGAAAAAGACATTTTTAATTTTATTAACATCATTATTCTATTTTTCTGTTTCCGCTCAAGTAAAATTTGAAGCGCAAACAGAGAGGAGTTCTTATGGTTTAAATGAACGAATTCAATTAGTTTTCACTATAAATAATGAAGGAGATAATTTTGAACCACCAAAATTTTCAGGTTTTAAAACAGAAGGCCCTTTTATTAATAAAGGGAATCAAACTTCTATAACTATTGTAAATGGAAAAGTAACCCAAAAAAGAGAAATTTCTACGCAAGTTATCTATTATTTAACCCCAGTAAAAAAAGGTGTTTTTACTATAGGTTCTGCTTCCATTCAATTTAATGAAACTACGTATAAATCGGCGCCAATTAGAATTACGATTACCGATCCAATAGAAATACCGTCTTATCCTGGACAACCTAACAACATGAATTATGGGGAAGGAATTCATTTGGTGGCTGAAATGTCAACAAAGAATCCTTATGTCAACCAACCCGTTACTGTAATATACAAATTGTATTTTGAGCCAAGATCAACCGTTGGAAATTTCAGAAATTTTAAAGCACCTAAATACGAAGATTTTTGGAGTCAATATATCGATATGAAACAACTTCGTGCCGAAAGAGGAAAATTCAACGGAAAAGATTATAGCATGGTGGTGCTTCGAAAAGTGATTTTATATCCTTTAGAAGCGGGTGCTAAAAAAATAGAACCTTTCAAAATCGAATTAGATGCCGAAGTACCAACAGGCCGTCGTGATTGGTTTGGAGAATATGAAATGAGATTGATTCAAAAATCACTTTCAACAGGTGTTCAAACAATTAACGTAAAAGCTTTGCCAGAAAACAATAAACCATCAAGTTTTACAGGAGCTGTTGGAAATTTTGATTTCAAAGTAGTGCCATCAAAAACCACGTTAAAAGCTGGAGAATCGTTAGATTTAGAAGTCAGTGTTTCGGGAAAAGGGAATTTAAAATTGTTTAACTTACCAAAACCAATTGTGCCAAGTGCGCTAGAAATGTACGATCCAGCACATATTGAAAATGTGCAAACGCCTGTTACAGGAATTGTTGGAAAAGTATCAGATAAATATACGATTATTCCTCAGTTCAAAGGAAAATACACAATTAAACCTATTGAGTTTTCGTACTATGATTTGGCAAGTAATTCATACAAAACCATTACATCAAAAGAAATTACTATTGATGTAGCAGAAGGTGACGGAACAGTAGTTTCTAACAAAGAAAATGCAAATAAGCAAGCCATTCAGAAAAAGGAAGTATTTCAATATAATAAATTAAAAACAGAATTTGTTTCAGCATCTAGAGAAGATTTCTTGGGTTCTGGATTGTTTTATAGTTTGTTATTGGCGCCATTATTATTGATTCCGATTGTGATGATTGCTAGAAAACAAAAAGAAGCAAAAGATGCCGATGTTGTGGGTAATCGAGTTAGAAATAATAACCGATTAGTGAAGAAATATTTATCGGAAGCCAAAAAACAAATGGGCGACAAAGTACCGTTTTATATGGCAATGGAAAAAGCGTTACACAATTTCTTAAAAGCCAAATTACACATCGAAACGGTTGAAATGAGTAAAGAAAATATTATTGAAATATTGCAAAATAAAAACGCATCTGAAAGTAGTGTCAATCAGTTTATGGAATTAATGAATGATTGTGAATTCGCAAGATATGCACCAGCAACTGACACCGCAATGCACAACGATTTTGACAGAGCTATCGAAATAATTAC